A genomic window from Silene latifolia isolate original U9 population chromosome Y, ASM4854445v1, whole genome shotgun sequence includes:
- the LOC141629052 gene encoding uncharacterized protein LOC141629052: MNVPKHSFTVWLAVQGRLYTKDRLLHLGGNGDTVCYLCGMDAETQNHLFFECPFSQVCLDLVNNWLECCIPKQNYMEWCRGLPSRCLMKKQVIWAGVAALIYLVWMARNRCKFDSVVSHPEVLVKQMKQQLSVRVRKRI, from the coding sequence ATGAATGTGCCTAAGCATTCATTTACTGTCTGGTTAGCTGTTCAGGGGAGACTTTATACTAAAGATAGACTGTTGCATTTGGGTGGCAATGGAGATACTGTGTGTTACTTATGTGGGATGGATGCTGAAACTCAGAACCATCTATTCTTTGAATGTCCTTTCAGTCAAGTCTGTTTAGACTTGGTGAATAACTGGTTGGAGTGCTGTATCCCTAAGCAGAATTATATGGAGTGGTGCAGGGGACTGCCATCTCGGTGTTTGATGAAAAAGCAGGTCATTTGGGCTGGTGTGGCCGCTCTTATTTATCTTGTGTGGATGGCCAGGAATAGATGCAAGTTTGATTCTGTTGTTAGTCATCCAGAGGTTCTGGTGAAGCAGATGAAGCAGCAGCTGAGTGTTAGAGTAAGGAAAAGAATTTGA